A window from Pangasianodon hypophthalmus isolate fPanHyp1 chromosome 4, fPanHyp1.pri, whole genome shotgun sequence encodes these proteins:
- the LOC117597003 gene encoding lactose-binding lectin l-2, with the protein MARQTEVVFVLLLAMAATAFGKLDSRCPDGWVKFGGRCFKYQATSMDWASAEKYCLNIGANLISIHNEGEYQQVKSIIRAQDPQEKPTWIGLSSCQKKLNWFWSDGTQLTFTKWNPGEPNSLTEEFCAHMNYGATKNWNDIRCDQSYPFVCVKRIV; encoded by the exons ATGGCTCGTCAGACTGAAGTGGTGTTTGTTCTTCTTCTCGCCATGGCAGCAACAGCTTTTG GAAAACTGGACTCACGCTGTCCAGATGGCTGGGTGAAATTTGGAGGACGTTGCTTCAAGTATCAGGCCACCAGCATGGACTGGGCTTCTGCTGAG aaataCTGTCTGAATATTGGTGCAAACTTGATCTCAATACACAACGAGGGTGAATATCAGCAGGTCAAGTCCATTATCCGTGCTCAAGACCCCCAGGAGAAACCAACATGGATTGGACTTTCTAGCTGTCAGAAG AAACTGAACTGGTTTTGGTCTGATGGCACCCAACTAACTTTCACCAAGTGGAATCCAGGTGAACCAAATTCTCTAACTGAAGAGTTCTGTGCGCATATGAACTATGGTG cCACGAAGAACTGGAATGACATTCGGTGTGATCAGAGCTAtccctttgtgtgtgtcaaGAGAATTGTCTGA